In Bacteroidota bacterium, a single genomic region encodes these proteins:
- a CDS encoding AsmA-like C-terminal region-containing protein codes for MDISGGTKPQIESKKKRSRFTKIVKGFFIGLLIILLLIVSGGFMIGCFYGDEVKAYVIQQLNTQLNTRVVVDPHNIRFSVIRNFPSASVDFNHVLALDAITWKDKNDTLFSAGTISLQFSIVDIFRKNYKIRKLYLADVVVKVKVYKNGKDNYHFWKATDSSSSDKLSFVLDKIRLKNVSVQYDDKQSKQFHRMTISKGSLAGKLSEERYELYADLQLYIDRISSDSTIYLKDKMSGFRAGISINSKTQTYSVNNGKIKLADMNFDLDGNITYPDSTTTFDLQLKGRDLDIRSVLSLMPKKYKDKIEDYSSEGNFYFEAAIKGKYTGAEVPLITSRFGIENGDIRQTRSDLAFKQVQLHGQYSNLGNSKLTIDKFSGKLDEGLLNGYFSIENFDNPYINLGVNAEMNLNNFQKFMQIDTVESLAGRAILNLTYKGKLPRGKSGKSFVSEDLKKAVTSGNLELSDVSMRFKNSSNTFDSINGAFLFDNSNIVVNRFSGYISGSDFSLKGFARNILPYLFLDNEDLTIEAQFNSDKLDLDQLLVDEEKTTRRDTVYELAFSEHLHLDLSSHIKELNFRHFRAREIKGQIVLEDKRMSIDPISFEAMDGKINGRGAVDGSRGNKIIISCTASLKRVNINRLFAELENFGQATFTDKNIKGFLTSEIQYISEWSPKLEANLNKVYATADIKIEKGEILNFEPLKAFSKFINVKELENIKFATLENQIQIRDQVIFIPKMDMKNSALNLICSGKHTFNNEIDYHIQLLMRELLAKKAGEAKSENKEFGEMEDDGLSRSLFISMTGTVDDPIIKYDKRGMFQKIKDDIKKQKQNLKDLLREEFGWFKKDSTKVKDQKEEKKREDKFNIKWDEKDKDDKKEDEDF; via the coding sequence ATGGATATAAGCGGAGGTACTAAGCCACAAATAGAAAGTAAAAAAAAGCGTTCACGTTTTACGAAAATTGTGAAAGGATTTTTTATTGGTTTGCTGATCATATTGCTGCTGATCGTTTCGGGTGGATTTATGATCGGTTGTTTTTATGGAGATGAAGTAAAGGCATACGTTATTCAGCAGTTAAATACTCAACTCAATACCCGGGTAGTTGTCGATCCTCACAACATACGTTTTTCGGTGATCAGAAATTTCCCTTCCGCTTCAGTCGATTTCAATCATGTGCTCGCGCTCGATGCTATAACCTGGAAGGATAAAAATGACACGCTGTTCAGTGCCGGAACGATATCCCTGCAATTTAGCATTGTTGACATTTTTCGCAAGAATTATAAAATAAGAAAGCTTTACCTGGCGGATGTTGTTGTAAAGGTGAAAGTATATAAGAATGGGAAAGATAATTATCATTTCTGGAAAGCCACTGATAGCAGTAGTTCTGATAAATTATCTTTTGTGCTGGATAAAATACGTTTGAAAAATGTCAGCGTACAATATGATGATAAACAAAGTAAACAGTTTCACCGCATGACGATCAGCAAAGGGTCCCTGGCCGGAAAGTTAAGTGAGGAAAGATACGAGCTCTATGCAGATCTGCAGTTGTATATTGACCGGATATCATCCGACAGTACTATTTACCTGAAAGATAAAATGTCCGGATTTCGGGCCGGTATTTCCATTAACAGCAAAACACAAACGTATTCTGTAAATAATGGAAAGATCAAACTGGCGGATATGAACTTCGACCTGGACGGGAATATTACTTACCCGGATTCAACCACCACTTTTGATCTGCAACTAAAGGGCCGTGATCTGGACATTCGATCTGTTTTATCGCTTATGCCAAAAAAATACAAGGATAAAATTGAAGATTATTCCAGTGAGGGTAATTTTTATTTTGAAGCCGCGATAAAAGGTAAATACACCGGTGCGGAAGTGCCGCTGATAACATCCCGCTTTGGCATCGAAAATGGCGATATCCGGCAGACCAGATCCGATCTGGCTTTTAAACAGGTGCAGTTGCACGGACAATATTCAAACCTGGGCAATTCAAAACTTACCATAGACAAATTTTCAGGTAAACTTGACGAGGGGTTATTGAACGGGTATTTTAGTATTGAAAATTTTGATAACCCTTATATCAACCTGGGTGTGAATGCAGAAATGAATCTGAACAACTTTCAAAAGTTCATGCAGATAGATACTGTTGAATCCCTTGCAGGGCGGGCTATTCTCAATTTAACCTATAAGGGTAAACTTCCCAGGGGTAAAAGCGGGAAAAGTTTTGTCAGCGAAGATCTGAAGAAGGCCGTCACCTCCGGAAATCTTGAGCTGAGCGATGTAAGTATGCGCTTTAAGAACAGCAGTAATACGTTCGACAGTATAAATGGCGCATTCCTGTTTGACAACAGCAATATCGTTGTGAATAGGTTCAGCGGATACATTTCGGGCAGCGACTTCAGCCTGAAAGGCTTTGCCCGAAATATATTGCCGTACTTATTTCTTGATAATGAAGACCTTACTATTGAAGCTCAATTCAATTCCGACAAACTTGACCTCGATCAATTACTGGTAGATGAAGAGAAGACGACACGCCGTGATACTGTTTACGAACTTGCATTTTCGGAGCATCTTCATCTTGACCTCAGCAGTCATATCAAAGAGCTTAACTTCAGGCATTTCAGGGCAAGGGAGATCAAGGGACAGATCGTGCTTGAAGATAAAAGAATGAGCATTGACCCTATCTCTTTTGAAGCGATGGATGGAAAGATCAATGGGCGAGGAGCTGTTGATGGCAGCCGGGGCAATAAGATCATTATTTCATGCACAGCTTCACTCAAAAGGGTGAATATCAACAGGCTGTTTGCCGAGCTTGAGAATTTCGGACAAGCTACATTCACAGATAAAAACATCAAAGGATTTCTGACCTCGGAGATTCAATATATTTCTGAATGGAGCCCGAAGTTGGAAGCCAATCTGAATAAGGTATATGCCACCGCTGATATTAAGATTGAAAAAGGAGAAATTCTCAATTTTGAACCATTGAAAGCATTTTCAAAATTCATCAACGTAAAAGAGTTGGAAAATATTAAATTCGCCACCCTTGAAAATCAGATCCAGATCAGGGACCAGGTAATATTTATTCCTAAAATGGATATGAAAAACAGCGCGCTCAATCTGATCTGCTCCGGCAAACATACTTTTAATAATGAAATTGATTACCATATACAGCTTCTCATGCGCGAATTGTTAGCCAAAAAAGCGGGGGAGGCTAAAAGTGAGAATAAAGAGTTCGGCGAAATGGAGGATGATGGCTTAAGCCGCAGTCTTTTCATTTCCATGACCGGAACAGTGGATGATCCGATCATTAAATATGATAAAAGAGGAATGTTTCAGAAAATAAAGGATGATATTAAAAAACAAAAGCAAAATCTTAAGGATCTGTTACGCGAAGAATTCGGATGGTTCAAAAAGGACAGCACTAAAGTGAAGGATCAGAAGGAAGAAAAGAAAAGGGAAGATAAGTTCAACATTAAGTGGGACGAAAAAGACAAGGATGATAAAAAGGAGGACGAGGATTTTTAG
- a CDS encoding spore maturation protein — MALNYIWIAFFLIAFVVGLIKLLFFGDTEIFKLLVDSTFDSSKTAFEISIGLTGIMALWLGLMNIGEKAGAINFFSRLVNPLFSRLFPGIPKEHPAIGQIVMNFSANMLGLGNAATPLGLKAMQSMQDLNTDKESATDPQIMFLVLNTAGFTLLPVTIMMFRAQLGAADPSDVFIPILLASFFATIGGVTAVAIKQRINIFDPVLLAWGLSISAIITGIVFYFRSLSHEQLATVSKLVSNFILFGIMIAFITAALLKKVNVFDAFIEGAKSGFETAIKIIPYMVAMLVAIAVFRASGAMDYLIDGLVFLTAIPPEVADALPTAFMKPLSGSGARGMMIDAMNAHGVDSFTGRLASTIQGSADTTFYIIALYFGSVGIKKARYAVGYGLLADLFGFIAAILVAYLFFR, encoded by the coding sequence ATGGCACTTAACTACATCTGGATAGCCTTTTTCCTTATTGCCTTTGTGGTGGGCTTAATAAAACTCTTGTTCTTTGGCGACACAGAGATTTTTAAACTGCTTGTCGACAGCACATTCGACTCCTCCAAAACAGCATTCGAGATCTCAATCGGCCTTACAGGAATAATGGCACTTTGGCTGGGCTTGATGAATATCGGGGAAAAAGCCGGTGCTATTAATTTTTTTTCACGCCTGGTAAATCCTTTGTTCAGTCGCTTATTCCCGGGAATACCAAAAGAGCATCCGGCGATCGGACAAATAGTAATGAACTTTTCCGCAAACATGCTTGGTCTTGGAAACGCCGCTACACCATTAGGCTTAAAGGCCATGCAAAGCATGCAGGACCTCAACACCGACAAGGAAAGTGCCACTGATCCGCAGATTATGTTCCTGGTACTCAATACCGCGGGCTTCACCCTTTTGCCTGTGACCATCATGATGTTCCGTGCCCAGCTCGGCGCCGCTGATCCTTCGGATGTATTCATACCAATACTTCTTGCTTCATTTTTCGCCACCATTGGCGGAGTCACGGCTGTCGCCATAAAACAACGTATCAATATCTTCGATCCTGTATTATTAGCATGGGGGTTAAGTATAAGTGCGATAATAACCGGTATTGTTTTTTATTTCCGCAGCTTATCACACGAACAACTGGCGACAGTTTCCAAGTTGGTGAGCAACTTCATTTTATTCGGTATAATGATCGCTTTTATAACGGCTGCATTATTAAAAAAGGTGAATGTATTCGACGCATTTATAGAAGGTGCCAAAAGTGGATTTGAGACTGCAATAAAGATCATTCCTTATATGGTGGCTATGCTGGTAGCCATTGCGGTATTCAGGGCATCGGGTGCTATGGATTACCTTATCGACGGATTAGTATTTTTAACGGCTATTCCGCCAGAAGTTGCCGACGCACTTCCTACTGCATTTATGAAACCGCTGAGTGGAAGTGGGGCCCGGGGCATGATGATAGATGCTATGAATGCGCACGGGGTTGATTCATTCACAGGTCGTTTAGCCAGCACCATACAGGGTTCTGCGGATACAACCTTTTATATCATAGCGTTGTACTTCGGCTCAGTGGGAATTAAGAAGG
- a CDS encoding class I SAM-dependent methyltransferase has protein sequence MKTLQQKPFDRAKKYYTSLKEQRFEEDCEDKIHNLSTIEFEQILSYKYLLLKNSSKLRTLDSNDYYWKELGIPKKLIRNGIFLETGMVISWIGSQRKPKKILEIGTRTGGSLIALLSVYKPEDKVEIEEILSFDLWREYISTTWVSSLLTKLLRKDSNINISMRYTRLINKILQNKAVKKVKKNLALFGINIDKIKFISGDSKKTVPDYFKMNPNKKFDYILVDGAHDELTAFIDLENIVNHTTENGIIVFDDIGPESYKLIGVWNKFKAKHIGEFDFFEIHHRKGIAWAVKK, from the coding sequence ATGAAAACCCTACAGCAAAAACCATTCGATCGAGCAAAAAAGTATTACACTTCATTGAAAGAACAGAGATTTGAGGAAGATTGTGAAGACAAAATACATAATTTGTCTACCATCGAGTTTGAACAGATATTAAGTTACAAATATTTATTATTAAAAAATTCGTCGAAATTACGAACGCTTGATTCAAATGATTATTATTGGAAAGAATTAGGTATCCCTAAAAAATTGATCAGAAATGGTATTTTTTTGGAAACCGGTATGGTTATTTCCTGGATCGGCAGTCAACGAAAACCAAAAAAAATATTAGAAATTGGAACCCGAACAGGTGGTTCACTTATAGCCTTGTTATCCGTTTATAAACCCGAGGATAAAGTTGAAATTGAAGAAATACTTTCATTTGATTTATGGAGAGAATACATTAGCACTACTTGGGTATCGTCTTTATTAACAAAACTATTACGGAAAGACAGCAATATTAATATTTCTATGCGTTATACCAGACTCATTAATAAAATACTTCAAAACAAGGCTGTAAAAAAGGTCAAAAAAAATTTAGCCTTATTTGGAATTAATATAGATAAAATAAAATTCATTTCAGGAGATTCAAAAAAAACTGTTCCCGATTATTTTAAGATGAATCCCAATAAAAAATTCGATTATATACTTGTAGATGGAGCACACGATGAACTTACAGCATTTATAGATTTGGAAAACATAGTAAATCATACAACTGAAAATGGAATTATAGTTTTTGACGATATAGGTCCCGAGAGTTATAAACTAATTGGTGTTTGGAATAAATTCAAGGCAAAACATATTGGAGAGTTTGACTTTTTTGAAATTCACCATAGGAAAGGAATAGCCTGGGCAGTAAAAAAATAA
- a CDS encoding HAMP domain-containing histidine kinase yields the protein MELMRKQHDPIEITILRGRKNYLYYKDSKLFSELKNVFDDLVKSFISEVAINSASVPVIFTDSTLKRVIAYGNIDSATIASPTLLKESVAEMGSAKEPIVIDFGGEGKQYIFYRDSFLLTQLKYYPYVQFGVIGLFLLIAYTLFSTARNAEQNQVWVGMAKETAHQLGTPLSSLMAWVEYLKTKQVPPETITELEKDVKRLETITERFSKIGSAPKLEKENIYNVMEEAVNYLKTRTSKNVIYTIKAHDGLQVVAQLNVPLFAWVIENICRNAVDAMDGNGSITVDIYDQTQYVYIDITDTGKGLPKSKYKAIFKPGFTTKQRGWGLGLSLSKRIIENYHAGDIFVKWSEPNKGTTFRIVLNK from the coding sequence ATGGAGTTGATGCGCAAACAGCACGACCCGATCGAGATCACAATTTTAAGAGGACGAAAAAATTACCTTTATTATAAAGATTCGAAACTATTCTCTGAGCTGAAAAATGTTTTTGACGATCTTGTTAAATCATTCATCTCAGAGGTTGCTATTAATTCGGCTTCGGTCCCGGTTATTTTTACCGATTCAACACTCAAGCGGGTTATAGCTTATGGCAACATTGATTCCGCTACCATCGCCAGCCCGACCTTACTGAAGGAGTCTGTTGCCGAAATGGGATCGGCCAAAGAGCCTATTGTTATTGATTTTGGAGGAGAAGGTAAACAATATATTTTTTACCGCGATTCGTTTTTACTCACACAGCTTAAATATTATCCCTATGTACAGTTTGGTGTAATTGGCTTGTTCCTGCTTATAGCCTATACACTGTTCAGTACGGCGCGTAATGCCGAGCAAAACCAGGTTTGGGTGGGTATGGCAAAAGAGACGGCGCATCAATTGGGCACACCTCTTTCATCATTAATGGCATGGGTTGAGTATTTAAAAACGAAACAAGTGCCTCCTGAAACTATCACCGAACTGGAGAAAGACGTTAAGCGATTGGAAACGATAACAGAGCGTTTCTCCAAAATTGGTTCTGCTCCTAAACTTGAAAAGGAGAATATTTACAATGTAATGGAAGAAGCAGTCAACTATTTGAAAACACGCACTTCTAAAAATGTGATATACACTATTAAAGCACATGATGGCTTGCAGGTTGTCGCGCAGCTTAATGTACCCTTATTTGCATGGGTTATTGAAAACATTTGTCGTAACGCTGTTGACGCTATGGATGGCAATGGTTCTATTACAGTTGATATTTACGATCAAACGCAGTATGTGTATATTGATATTACCGACACGGGCAAAGGACTTCCCAAGTCGAAATACAAGGCTATTTTTAAACCCGGCTTCACCACCAAGCAGCGTGGTTGGGGTTTGGGTCTGTCACTCAGCAAACGCATCATCGAAAATTATCATGCGGGTGACATATTTGTGAAGTGGTCAGAACCCAATAAAGGAACTACCTTTAGGATTGTACTTAATAAATAA
- the hemW gene encoding radical SAM family heme chaperone HemW, whose amino-acid sequence MPGIYIHIPFCKQACNYCDFYFSTSLKNKDALLQALKKEIVIQKNYFPSPSDEDINTIYLGGGTPSLLTKQELLGIFNELNKYFSIAADAEITLEANPDDLTSEKIKQLHDTPINRLSIGVQSFFDEDLRFMNRAHTSQMAVDSVKTAQNNGFKNITIDLIYGTPTMSNENWLSNLNKAFELNVQHISCYALTVEPRTALHHSIMTGKSKNVDDEKTAQQFELLIAEMKRNDFTQYEISNFCKEGFYSRHNSNYWLKENYLGLGPSAHSYNGDSRQWNVRNNNLYIKALQESELNFEKEILTPDQQYNEYILTSLRTIWGIDLNRIKQYGENYLANCTKEAEAYIKSGDITLQDSRLYLTDKGKLLADKISSDLFVI is encoded by the coding sequence ATGCCGGGAATTTATATACATATACCTTTCTGCAAACAAGCATGTAATTATTGTGATTTCTATTTTTCAACTTCTTTGAAAAATAAAGACGCCCTTTTGCAGGCTTTGAAAAAAGAAATAGTTATACAGAAAAACTACTTTCCTTCTCCTTCGGATGAGGACATTAACACTATTTACCTGGGAGGCGGCACCCCCTCCCTTCTCACTAAACAGGAATTATTGGGAATTTTTAATGAATTGAATAAATATTTCAGTATTGCTGCGGACGCGGAAATAACATTAGAAGCAAATCCGGATGATCTGACTTCCGAAAAAATAAAACAACTACACGATACTCCTATAAATCGTTTAAGTATTGGTGTGCAATCTTTTTTTGATGAAGACCTGCGCTTTATGAACCGTGCGCACACTTCACAAATGGCAGTTGATTCAGTTAAAACGGCGCAAAATAATGGATTTAAAAATATTACCATTGACCTTATTTACGGAACGCCGACCATGAGTAATGAAAACTGGTTGAGTAATCTTAATAAGGCATTTGAACTGAATGTTCAGCATATCTCCTGTTACGCGTTAACAGTGGAACCCCGAACAGCGCTCCATCATTCTATTATGACAGGTAAGTCAAAAAATGTTGATGATGAAAAAACAGCGCAGCAATTTGAATTATTGATTGCCGAAATGAAGCGCAATGATTTTACACAATACGAAATATCTAATTTTTGTAAAGAAGGATTTTATTCCCGGCACAACAGTAATTACTGGCTCAAAGAAAATTATTTAGGATTGGGTCCCTCGGCTCATTCCTATAACGGCGATAGCCGGCAGTGGAATGTGCGCAATAACAACCTTTATATAAAGGCTTTGCAAGAGAGCGAACTTAATTTTGAAAAAGAAATACTTACTCCTGATCAACAGTACAATGAATATATTTTAACTTCCTTACGGACAATTTGGGGTATTGACCTGAACCGTATTAAACAATATGGTGAAAACTATTTGGCTAATTGTACAAAGGAAGCTGAAGCCTACATAAAATCCGGTGATATTACTCTGCAAGACTCCCGCCTTTACCTCACGGATAAAGGAAAGCTGCTGGCTGATAAAATTTCGAGTGATCTGTTTGTGATTTAA